One Chaetodon trifascialis isolate fChaTrf1 chromosome 21, fChaTrf1.hap1, whole genome shotgun sequence genomic window carries:
- the LOC139349459 gene encoding mitochondrial nucleoid-associated protein 1 — MNSEVCPFCGKTYKRLKSHLPHCKAAVSSETPPSKHDVKVNQTAASSRLTTASIEPTAKGEKSPQLLSMMASPQLKKSKKVSVVSSAPLRPSAAAKPLPSANTSTSSESLSLSSASPPPATKKKKQKLSEQIKAATMASSTTTSPISTQSQPQSLSNAISKAKKKSLRDLIEAAKSNQVSKGLMEGTRSSSEDLPSASTPFVVDPLSSRTTVQTETKTNPDKDLVKDNSHPTSLSTETKPKSASKTKVSKTKSLSTTKDISSSPDSTVNTSGARSHVRDLDNEGEIEDLFVDKIFLRSGSGHQARITLQDVRATLGRANTTRQSSRPSILNQIGTTDDLSSKIRPGTGLRPTKTLSDQLPSKSSQRTELQSVKRKSSKSKPTALIPLRHDGSPQPELVSPTTPLLPGHLLSQVSQAKSHPHTVSMNEGLKVGHHMTGLPTISPSLNQFSSPHLFLLAPQALPARVETLRADDGLMMATSQREVRRESTADNGFKGALTQRSLGQVRLRELPEWLAYKTPRRPREVVEMVQRGWQWYYKRYIDVKKGGVGGLGMLLAGYCVLSYIWSYPHIKRDRWRKYH; from the exons ATGAACTCTG AGGTGTGCCCATTCTGTGGGAAGACATACAAAAGGTTAAAGAGTCACCTGCCACACTGCAAGGCAGCAGTGAGCTCCGAAACACCTCCATCCAAACATGACGTCAAAGTGAATCAGACAGCGGCGTCTTCTCGGCTGACCACAGCCTCAATTGAACCAACAGCAAAGGGGGAAAAGTCCCCACAGCTGCTTTCAATGATGGCAAGTCCACAATTAAAGAAGAGCAAAAAGGTGTCTGTGGTATCATCAGCACCACTGcggccatcagcagcagcaaagcctTTACCAAGTGCAAATACATCAACTTCATCAGAGTCATTGTCTCTGAGTTCTGCATCACCTCCACCGGCAacgaagaaaaagaaacagaaactgtCTGAACAAATCAAAGCAGCCACCATGGCCTCCTCAACCACCACTTCCCCCATCTCCACCCAATCACAACCGCAATCTCTATCCAACGCCATCTCTAAGGCCAAAAAGAAGAGTCTCCGTGATTTGATAGAAGCTGCAAAGTCCAACCAGGTTTCTAAGGGATTAATGGAGGGAACTAGATCTTCCTCAGAGGATCTTCCCTCAGCTTCAACTCCATTTGTGGTAGATCCTCTAAGCTCCAGAACCACAGTACAAACAGAGACCAAAACTAATCCAGACAAAGATTTAGTTAAAGACAACTCCCATCCTACCTCTCTGTCCACAGAAACCAAGCCCAAAAGTGCCTCTAAAACGAAAGTGTCAAAGACAAAGTCCCTTTCCACAACCAAAGACATCTCCAGCTCTCCGGACTCTACAGTAAATACAAGTGGTGCAAGATCCCATGTAAGAGACTTGGACAATGAGGGGGAAATTGAGGATTTATTTGTGGATAAGATATTCTTGAGATCAGGAAGTGGTCACCAGGCCAGGATTACCCTCCAGGATGTCAGAGCAACGTTAGGCCGAGCTAACACCACCCGTCAGTCCAGCAGACCAAGCATCCTGAACCAGATTGGCACTACTGATGATCTAAGCAGCAAAATCAGACCTGGTACTGGTCTCAGACCAACTAAAACACTGTCAGACCAGCTTCCCAGCAAAAGTTCACAGCGTACGGAGCTACAGTCAGTTAAGAGAAAAAGTTCAAAGTCCAAACCAACAGCTTTAATCCCACTGCGACATGATGGTTCCCCACAGCCCGAACTGGTCTCCCCTACAACTCCCCTTCTTCCTGGCCATCTGTTGTCTCAGGTGAGCCAAGCCAAGTCACATCCACATACAGTCAGCATGAATGAGGGACTAAAGGTGGGCCATCACATGACAGGACTCCCCACAATATCACCATCGCTCAACCAGTTTTCCAGCCCCCATCTATTCCTGCTTGCACCACAAGCTCTACCGGCGAGGGTGGAGACACTGAGAGCTGATGATGGGTTGATGATGGCGACATCACAGCGCGAAGTCAGGAGAGAAAGTACTGCTGATAATGGATTTAAAG GTGCTCTGACTCAGCGGAGTCTTGGACAGGTGAGACTGAGGGAGCTGCCTGAGTGGCTGGCCTACAAAACACCCAGACGTCCAAGAGAAGTAGTGGAAATGGTGCAAAGAG GCTGGCAGTGGTATTACAAGAGATATATTGACGTGAAGAAAGGTGGTGTGGGTGGACTGGGCATGCTGTTGGCAGGATACTGTGTGCTCAGCTACATCTGGAGTTACCCTCATATAA aacGAGATCGCTGGAGGAAGTACCACTGA
- the LOC139349295 gene encoding regulator of G-protein signaling 9-like isoform X1, giving the protein MTIRNTLRDHGQRYRPRMACLKKAEKVMLEMQDPKTGVKSQPQRLVITTIPHAITGEDIIAWLADRFQIDTQEARNFGSMLVALGYIYPLQDHRRLVIKPDASLYRFQTPYFWPTQQWPVEDTDYAIYLAKRNIRKKGILEPHEQEQYNRLHKWMNHKWDFIVMQAKEQYRAAKERKKPDRVVFECQERAYWVVHRPPPGTVSAMDYGLDRRIDPNAEEVKTPDYYERIMIFTQQSIMRPRVKSSVSIGALVKYCATYSGHDPFLSKCLPSNPWLTDDVTYWTLNMPNVEIPTKMRVERWTFSFGELLSDPRGRNDFRLFLKKEFSGENLAFWEGCEDLKWGTSATMREKAEQIYKTFLARGAPRWINIDGKTMEVTVKGLQHPHRYVLDAAQTHIYMLMKKDSYGRYMKSPVFKETLKKAISPEEHKFSDAQLEQNAKNRRPSLSPIVLRQLEEEQKAKMAASVDITQLCRFTTPVPHLAVYSGISDFPSANTSPSLPFLAQTPACPSPISVALDSTSTSERRVEAGEGEAEGNPAARAPGSGNVSKSRMALSLRRLLKRGCTPSTMFASLSPKCHSAAGTSSRIQPISPDQPSQAPPRRIANFFQIKVDIPPECRIYPIESEDEEEENRAASRGGVGAKEIICPWESLTPHNGTS; this is encoded by the exons ATGACCATCAGAAACACCCTCCGGGATCATGGACAGAGGTATCGACCACGGATGGCTTGTCTCAAGAAG GCGGAGAAGGTGATGCTGGAGATGCAGGATCCCAAAACAGGAGTTAAGTCGCAGCCTCAGAGACTGGTTATCACGACAATACCGCACGCTATCACTG GTGAAGACATAATTGCGTGGTTAGCGGACAGATTCCAAATAGACACACAAG AGGCGAGGAATTTTGGCTCTATGCTGGTGGCGCTGGGATACATCTACCCTCTGCAAGACCACAGACGCTTAGTGATCAAACCAGATGCATCCCTCTATCGCTTCCAG ACACCGTATTTCTGGCCCACACAGCAGTGGCCTGTTGAGGATACAGATTACG CAATCTATCTGGCGAAACGAAACATACGCAAGAAAGGAATCCTGGAGCCGCATGAGCAG GAGCAGTATAACCGCCTTCACAAGTGGATGAATCATAAATGGGATTTCATTGTGATGCAAGCGAAAGAGCAGTACAG AGCTgcaaaggagaggaagaaaccaGACCGTGTGGTGTTTGAGTGCCAGGAGAGAGCCTACTGGGTGGTTCACAGACCTCCG CCGGGGACAGTGAGCGCCATGGACTATGGGCTGGATCGGCGAATAGATCCGAATGCAGAAGAG GTGAAAACACCCGACTACTACGAGAGAATC ATGATCTTTACCCAGCAGTCCATCATGAGGCCCAGAGTGAAGTCATCTGTGTCCATTGGCGC ATTGGTGAAGTACTGCGCCACCTACAGCGGCCACGATCCCTTCCTCTCCAAGTGTCTTCCCAGCAACCCCTGGCTGACCGATGACGTCACGTACTGGACCTTGAACATGCCCAA TGTGGAAATCCCGACTAAAATGCGCGTGGAGAGGTGGACGTTCAGCTTCggagagctgctgtcagacccTCGAGGACGAAATGACTTCAGGCTCTTCCTCAAGAAAGAATTCAGCG GAGAGAACTTGGCATTCTGGGAGGGTTGTGAAGATCTGAAGTGGGGCACTTCTGCGAcgatgagagagaaagcagagcagatATACAA GACTTTCCTGGCGCGTGGTGCACCTCGCTGGATCAACATCGATGGAAAGACGATGGAAGTCACAGTGAAAGGCCTGCAGCACCCACACAGATACGTGCTGGACGCAGCCCAAACTCACATCTACATGCTCATGAAGAAG GACTCATACGGCCGGTACATGAAATCTCCAGTGTTTAAGGAGACGTTGAAGAAGGCCATCTCTCCCGAGGAGCACAAGTTCAG TGATGCCCAGTTGGAGCAGAATGCAAAGAACAGACGTCCCAGTCTCAGCCCCATCGTCCTCcggcagctggaggaagagcagaaggCCAAGATGGCCGCCAGTGTTGACATCACACAG CTGTGCCGCTTCACCACTCCTGTCCCCCACCTCGCCGTCTACTCTGGCATCTCTGACTTCCCCTCTGCCAACACCTCgccctctctccctttcctgGCTCAAACCCCTGCCTGTCCGTCCCCCATCAGCGTGGCCTTGGACAGCACCTCCACCTCTGAGCGCAGAGTGGAGGCCGGTGAAGGAGAGGCCGAGGGGAACCCTGCGGCTCGGGCCCCGGGAAGTGGAAATGTGTCCAAGTCTCGCATGGCCCTGTCCCTGCGTCGTCTGCTGAAGCGTGGCTGCACCCCCTCCACCATGTTCGCCAGCTTGTCTCCAAAATGCCACTCAGCTGCCGGGACGAGTAGCCGCATCCAGCCTATTAGCCCGGATCAGCCCAGTCAGGCTCCACCCAGACGGATCGCCAA TTTTTTCCAGATTAAAGTGGATATTCCTCCAGAGTGCCGCATCTACCCCATCGAGtctgaggacgaggaggaggagaacagggCTGCCTCTCGAGGAGGAGTGGGAGCCAAAGAGATCATCTGCCCCTGGGAGAGCCTCACTCCACACAACGGGACGAGCTAA
- the LOC139349652 gene encoding guanine nucleotide-binding protein subunit alpha-13-like — protein sequence MADFLPTRSVLKVCLPVCLLNNGEVEQLRKSKEIDRCLSREKTYVKRLVKILLLGAGESGKSTFLKQMRIIHGQDFDQQAREEFRATIYSNVIKGVRVLVDAREKLHIPWGDPDNQRHGDSLMAFDTRSAKMASGQLETSDFLRYLSAIKALWADSGIQNAYDRRREFQLGESVKYFLDNLDKLGEPSYLPTQQDILLARKPTKGIHEYDFEIKNVPFKMVDVGGQRSERRRWFECFDSVTSILFLVSSSEYDQVLMEDRQTNRLRESLNIFETIVNNRVFVNVSIILFLNKTDLLEEKVKSVPLKDYFPEYTGEEHSLPDIQAFMVECFRAKRRDATQKPLYHHFTTAINTENIRLVFRDVKDTILHDNLKQLMLQ from the exons ATGGCGGATTTCCTGCCGACCAGATCCGTGTTAAAAGTTTGTCTACCCGTCTGCCTGCTGAACAACGGCGAGGTGGAACAGCTCCGAAAGTCCAAGGAGATCGACAGATGTCTATCCCGGGAGAAAACGTACGTGAAACGGCTGGTGAAGATCCTGCTGCTCGGCGCAGGCGAGAGCGGCAAGTCGACTTTCCTCAAACAAATGCGGATCATCCACGGCCAGGACTTCGACCAGCAAGCCCGAGAGGAATTCAGAGCCACGATTTACAGCAATGTTATCAAAG GTGTGCGTGTGCTGGTGGACGCCCGGGAGAAGCTGCACATCCCGTGGGGTGACCCGGACAACCAGCGGCACGGGGACAGCCTGATGGCGTTCGACACCAGGTCGGCCAAGATGGCCAGCGGGCAGCTGGAGACGTCCGACTTCCTGCGGTACCTGTCGGCCATCAAAGCCCTGTGGGCGGACTCGGGCATACAGAACGCCTACGATCGTCGCAGGGAGTTTCAGCTG GGTGAGTCAGTGAAGTATTTCTTGGATAATCTGGATAAGCTCGGCGAGCCG AGTTACCTTCCCACTCAGCAGGACATCCTGCTGGCCCGCAAACCCACCAAGGGCATCCACGAGTATGACTTTGAGATCAAGAACGTCCCTTTCAAGATGGTGGATGTGGGAGGGCAGCGGTCGGAGCGGAGGCGCTGGTTCGAATGTTTCGACTCGGTcacctccatcctcttcctcgtctcctcctctgaaTACGACCAG GTGCTGATGGAGGACAGGCAGACCAACCGGCTGCGCGAATCACTCAACATCTTCGAGACCATCGTCAACAACCGCGTCTTTGTCAACGTTtccatcatcctcttcctcaacaAGACTgacctgctggaggagaaggtgAAGAGCGTTCCGCTCAAGGACTACTTTCCTGAATATACCGGGGAGGAGCACAGCCTACCGGACATCCAGGCGTTCATGGTGGAGTGCTTCCGGGCCAAGAGGCGCGATGCCACCCAGAAGCCCCTGTACCACCACTTCACCACGGCCATCAACACGGAGAACATCAGGCTGGTGTTCCGGGACGTCAAGGACACCATCCTCCATGACAACCTCAAACAGCTCATGCTCCAATGA
- the LOC139349295 gene encoding regulator of G-protein signaling 9-like isoform X2, translating into MTIRNTLRDHGQRYRPRMACLKKAEKVMLEMQDPKTGVKSQPQRLVITTIPHAITGEDIIAWLADRFQIDTQEARNFGSMLVALGYIYPLQDHRRLVIKPDASLYRFQTPYFWPTQQWPVEDTDYAIYLAKRNIRKKGILEPHEQEQYNRLHKWMNHKWDFIVMQAKEQYRAAKERKKPDRVVFECQERAYWVVHRPPPGTVSAMDYGLDRRIDPNAEEVKTPDYYERIMIFTQQSIMRPRVKSSVSIGALVKYCATYSGHDPFLSKCLPSNPWLTDDVTYWTLNMPNVEIPTKMRVERWTFSFGELLSDPRGRNDFRLFLKKEFSGENLAFWEGCEDLKWGTSATMREKAEQIYKTFLARGAPRWINIDGKTMEVTVKGLQHPHRYVLDAAQTHIYMLMKKDSYGRYMKSPVFKETLKKAISPEEHKFSDAQLEQNAKNRRPSLSPIVLRQLEEEQKAKMAASVDITQVMSKLSKQGKEAPPPPRPAEK; encoded by the exons ATGACCATCAGAAACACCCTCCGGGATCATGGACAGAGGTATCGACCACGGATGGCTTGTCTCAAGAAG GCGGAGAAGGTGATGCTGGAGATGCAGGATCCCAAAACAGGAGTTAAGTCGCAGCCTCAGAGACTGGTTATCACGACAATACCGCACGCTATCACTG GTGAAGACATAATTGCGTGGTTAGCGGACAGATTCCAAATAGACACACAAG AGGCGAGGAATTTTGGCTCTATGCTGGTGGCGCTGGGATACATCTACCCTCTGCAAGACCACAGACGCTTAGTGATCAAACCAGATGCATCCCTCTATCGCTTCCAG ACACCGTATTTCTGGCCCACACAGCAGTGGCCTGTTGAGGATACAGATTACG CAATCTATCTGGCGAAACGAAACATACGCAAGAAAGGAATCCTGGAGCCGCATGAGCAG GAGCAGTATAACCGCCTTCACAAGTGGATGAATCATAAATGGGATTTCATTGTGATGCAAGCGAAAGAGCAGTACAG AGCTgcaaaggagaggaagaaaccaGACCGTGTGGTGTTTGAGTGCCAGGAGAGAGCCTACTGGGTGGTTCACAGACCTCCG CCGGGGACAGTGAGCGCCATGGACTATGGGCTGGATCGGCGAATAGATCCGAATGCAGAAGAG GTGAAAACACCCGACTACTACGAGAGAATC ATGATCTTTACCCAGCAGTCCATCATGAGGCCCAGAGTGAAGTCATCTGTGTCCATTGGCGC ATTGGTGAAGTACTGCGCCACCTACAGCGGCCACGATCCCTTCCTCTCCAAGTGTCTTCCCAGCAACCCCTGGCTGACCGATGACGTCACGTACTGGACCTTGAACATGCCCAA TGTGGAAATCCCGACTAAAATGCGCGTGGAGAGGTGGACGTTCAGCTTCggagagctgctgtcagacccTCGAGGACGAAATGACTTCAGGCTCTTCCTCAAGAAAGAATTCAGCG GAGAGAACTTGGCATTCTGGGAGGGTTGTGAAGATCTGAAGTGGGGCACTTCTGCGAcgatgagagagaaagcagagcagatATACAA GACTTTCCTGGCGCGTGGTGCACCTCGCTGGATCAACATCGATGGAAAGACGATGGAAGTCACAGTGAAAGGCCTGCAGCACCCACACAGATACGTGCTGGACGCAGCCCAAACTCACATCTACATGCTCATGAAGAAG GACTCATACGGCCGGTACATGAAATCTCCAGTGTTTAAGGAGACGTTGAAGAAGGCCATCTCTCCCGAGGAGCACAAGTTCAG TGATGCCCAGTTGGAGCAGAATGCAAAGAACAGACGTCCCAGTCTCAGCCCCATCGTCCTCcggcagctggaggaagagcagaaggCCAAGATGGCCGCCAGTGTTGACATCACACAGGTCATGAGCAAACTCAGCAAGCAGGGCAAGGaggcgcctcctcctcctcgtcctgctgagaaatga